From the genome of Nicotiana sylvestris chromosome 2, ASM39365v2, whole genome shotgun sequence, one region includes:
- the LOC104215539 gene encoding cysteine-rich receptor-like protein kinase 46 isoform X3, producing MNTSLLIMANVVVLCLSVLLSSFFIFPAIANPRTELVYKFCGVDRAENVSEFNQNYANAIVSMEPEMRKSKFSIYGEGYPPNRIYVLAQCMDDLTNDDCEICFSTIKTQLPGCFPHSSGRVFFDGCFMRFENYSFFYESSSPHDVKRCSDAVNLKNEQFSDVATKVVKDLVNMAPIHGGYAEGRRKAHGLSVYGMANCWNTLDENSCNDCLTNASTSLLDCLPSIEARALSVGCYFRYSEYEFTDGSSFFLNTKGAIFMYVVFVLVAVGVCVVAVLVGYIVGTTLQEKRLKHQKKPNESDLESSVMKRSLHFKYSTLEKATDNFSEECKIGQGGFGEVFKGTLPDGREIAIKRMFLTTKIRNEEISNEIDIIGQAQHQNLKDPKKKKELDWKKRLRIIEGTAEGLEYLHNDCQVRIIHRDIKPSNILLDSKYRPKIADFGLARFNIREKGSAPLVIAGTFGYMAPEYLAHGQLTDKVDVYSFGVLILEIVSGREINKFPADDTLDTLVTIAWRHFKEKRLSRLIDASMEIEDVDEVLRVIQIALLCTQESPIMRPDMTTVIKLLTQKELEVPVPSKPPFIEESFHDSEQGGSLHRHHPSASSFHSCRYYDTQQDHGSFHRHHPSASIDSYYDTESVLGG from the exons ATGAACACCTCTCTCCTAATAATGGCCAATGTCGTCGTTTTGTGCTTAAGCGTTCTCCTCTCTAGCTTTTTTATTTTTCCAGCAATTGCGAATCCTCGAACGGAGCTGGTCTATAAATTCTGCGGCGTAGATCGAGCAGAGAATGTTTCAGAATTCAACCAAAACTACGCCAATGCAATAGTATCAATGGAACCCGAAATGCGAAAAAGCAAATTTTCCATTTATGGAGAAGGCTACCCTCCGAATCGAATTTACGTCTTGGCTCAATGCATGGACGATCTCACTAATGATGATTGCGAAATTTGTTTTTCTACCATCAAAACCCAATTGCCTGGTTGTTTTCCCCACAGTAGCGGCCGTGTTTTCTTTGATGGTTGCTTCATGAGATTCGAGAACTATAGCTTTTTTTACGAGTCCTCTTCTCCCCACGACGTCAAA AGATGCAGCGATGCAGTGAACTTGAAGAATGAGCAATTTAGTGATGTGGCAACCAAAGTTGTCAAGGATTTGGTAAACATGGCCCCAATTCACGGTGGCTATGCAGAGGGACGAAGGAAAGCCCATGGTTTATCAGTTTATGGCATGGCTAACTGCTGGAATACTTTGGATGAAAATTCATGTAATGACTGCCTGACAAACGCAAGCACATCTCTCCTCGATTGTTTGCCATCCATTGAGGCACGTGCCCTTAGCGTCGGCTGCTATTTTCGTTACTCAGAATATGAATTTACCGATGGTTCGAGTTTCTTTCTTAATACTAAAG GAGCCATTTTCATGTACGTTGTATTTGTTCTTGTTGCTGTTGGTGTATGCGTAGTCGCTGTTCTGGTTGGATATATTGTGGGTACAACTCTTCAAGAAAAACGATTGAAACACCAGAAGAAACCTAATG AATCAGATCTTGAGTCATCTGTTATGAAGAGGAGCCTGCATTTCAAATATTCAACACTAGAGAAAGCTACAGACAACTTCAGTGAAGAATGCAAGATTGGCCAAGGTGGATTTGGTGAAGTCTTTAAA GGGACTTTACCGGATGGTAGAGAAATTGCTATCAAACGGATGTTCTTAACTACCAAGATTCGGAATGAAGAGATATCCAATGAGATAGACATTATCGGACAAGCCCAACACCAGAATTTG AAAGAtccaaagaagaagaaagaattggattGGAAGAAAAGGCTCAGAATAATTGAAGGGACAGCCGAAGGTTTAGAATACCTTCACAACGATTGCCAAGTTCGAATCATTCACAGAGACATCAAACCTAGTAACATCTTACTAGACTCAAAGTACCGTCCCAAAATTGCAGATTTTGGTCTTGCCAG GTTTAATATCAGGGAAAAAGGAAGTGCACCTCTTGTCATTGCAGGCACATT CGGATACATGGCTCCTGAGTACCTTGCTCATGGACAATTAACAGATAAAGTGGATGTTTATAGCTTTGGAGTTCTTATCCTAGAAATAGTTAGCGGCCGGGAGATTAACAAATTTCCAGCCGATGACACTCTAGACACCCTTGTAACCATT GCTTGGAGACACTTTAAGGAGAAAAGGTTATCTCGACTAATCGATGCGAGCATGGAGATAGAAGATGTGGATGAAGTACTAAGGGTGATTCAAATTGCCCTGTTATGTACTCAAGAATCACCTATTATGCGTCCAGATATGACAACTGTTATTAAACTACTGACACAAAAGGAATTAGAAGTGCCTGTTCCATCAAAGCCTCCTTTCATTGAGGAGTCATTTCATGATTCTGAACAAGGTGGCTCTTTGCATCGTCATCATCCCTCTGCATCGTCATTTCATTCTTGCAGATATTATGACACCCAACAAGATCATGGCTCTTTTCATCGGCATCATCCCTCTGCATCAATTGATTCTTATTATGACACAGAAAGTGTGTTAGGAGGATAA
- the LOC104215539 gene encoding cysteine-rich receptor-like protein kinase 46 isoform X2: protein MNTSLLIMANVVVLCLSVLLSSFFIFPAIANPRTELVYKFCGVDRAENVSEFNQNYANAIVSMEPEMRKSKFSIYGEGYPPNRIYVLAQCMDDLTNDDCEICFSTIKTQLPGCFPHSSGRVFFDGCFMRFENYSFFYESSSPHDVKRCSDAVNLKNEQFSDVATKVVKDLVNMAPIHGGYAEGRRKAHGLSVYGMANCWNTLDENSCNDCLTNASTSLLDCLPSIEARALSVGCYFRYSEYEFTDGSSFFLNTKGAIFMYVVFVLVAVGVCVVAVLVGYIVGTTLQEKRLKHQKKPNDLESSVMKRSLHFKYSTLEKATDNFSEECKIGQGGFGEVFKGTLPDGREIAIKRMFLTTKIRNEEISNEIDIIGQAQHQNLVRFLGCCFTDDDSFLVYEYLENKSLDFILFDPKKKKELDWKKRLRIIEGTAEGLEYLHNDCQVRIIHRDIKPSNILLDSKYRPKIADFGLARFNIREKGSAPLVIAGTFGYMAPEYLAHGQLTDKVDVYSFGVLILEIVSGREINKFPADDTLDTLVTIAWRHFKEKRLSRLIDASMEIEDVDEVLRVIQIALLCTQESPIMRPDMTTVIKLLTQKELEVPVPSKPPFIEESFHDSEQGGSLHRHHPSASSFHSCRYYDTQQDHGSFHRHHPSASIDSYYDTESVLGG, encoded by the exons ATGAACACCTCTCTCCTAATAATGGCCAATGTCGTCGTTTTGTGCTTAAGCGTTCTCCTCTCTAGCTTTTTTATTTTTCCAGCAATTGCGAATCCTCGAACGGAGCTGGTCTATAAATTCTGCGGCGTAGATCGAGCAGAGAATGTTTCAGAATTCAACCAAAACTACGCCAATGCAATAGTATCAATGGAACCCGAAATGCGAAAAAGCAAATTTTCCATTTATGGAGAAGGCTACCCTCCGAATCGAATTTACGTCTTGGCTCAATGCATGGACGATCTCACTAATGATGATTGCGAAATTTGTTTTTCTACCATCAAAACCCAATTGCCTGGTTGTTTTCCCCACAGTAGCGGCCGTGTTTTCTTTGATGGTTGCTTCATGAGATTCGAGAACTATAGCTTTTTTTACGAGTCCTCTTCTCCCCACGACGTCAAA AGATGCAGCGATGCAGTGAACTTGAAGAATGAGCAATTTAGTGATGTGGCAACCAAAGTTGTCAAGGATTTGGTAAACATGGCCCCAATTCACGGTGGCTATGCAGAGGGACGAAGGAAAGCCCATGGTTTATCAGTTTATGGCATGGCTAACTGCTGGAATACTTTGGATGAAAATTCATGTAATGACTGCCTGACAAACGCAAGCACATCTCTCCTCGATTGTTTGCCATCCATTGAGGCACGTGCCCTTAGCGTCGGCTGCTATTTTCGTTACTCAGAATATGAATTTACCGATGGTTCGAGTTTCTTTCTTAATACTAAAG GAGCCATTTTCATGTACGTTGTATTTGTTCTTGTTGCTGTTGGTGTATGCGTAGTCGCTGTTCTGGTTGGATATATTGTGGGTACAACTCTTCAAGAAAAACGATTGAAACACCAGAAGAAACCTAATG ATCTTGAGTCATCTGTTATGAAGAGGAGCCTGCATTTCAAATATTCAACACTAGAGAAAGCTACAGACAACTTCAGTGAAGAATGCAAGATTGGCCAAGGTGGATTTGGTGAAGTCTTTAAA GGGACTTTACCGGATGGTAGAGAAATTGCTATCAAACGGATGTTCTTAACTACCAAGATTCGGAATGAAGAGATATCCAATGAGATAGACATTATCGGACAAGCCCAACACCAGAATTTGGTTCGTTTCCTTGGTTGTTGTTTCACTGATGATGACAGTTTTCTTGTTTATGAGTATCTGGAAAATAAAAGCCTTGATTTTATCTTATTTG AtccaaagaagaagaaagaattggattGGAAGAAAAGGCTCAGAATAATTGAAGGGACAGCCGAAGGTTTAGAATACCTTCACAACGATTGCCAAGTTCGAATCATTCACAGAGACATCAAACCTAGTAACATCTTACTAGACTCAAAGTACCGTCCCAAAATTGCAGATTTTGGTCTTGCCAG GTTTAATATCAGGGAAAAAGGAAGTGCACCTCTTGTCATTGCAGGCACATT CGGATACATGGCTCCTGAGTACCTTGCTCATGGACAATTAACAGATAAAGTGGATGTTTATAGCTTTGGAGTTCTTATCCTAGAAATAGTTAGCGGCCGGGAGATTAACAAATTTCCAGCCGATGACACTCTAGACACCCTTGTAACCATT GCTTGGAGACACTTTAAGGAGAAAAGGTTATCTCGACTAATCGATGCGAGCATGGAGATAGAAGATGTGGATGAAGTACTAAGGGTGATTCAAATTGCCCTGTTATGTACTCAAGAATCACCTATTATGCGTCCAGATATGACAACTGTTATTAAACTACTGACACAAAAGGAATTAGAAGTGCCTGTTCCATCAAAGCCTCCTTTCATTGAGGAGTCATTTCATGATTCTGAACAAGGTGGCTCTTTGCATCGTCATCATCCCTCTGCATCGTCATTTCATTCTTGCAGATATTATGACACCCAACAAGATCATGGCTCTTTTCATCGGCATCATCCCTCTGCATCAATTGATTCTTATTATGACACAGAAAGTGTGTTAGGAGGATAA
- the LOC104215539 gene encoding cysteine-rich receptor-like protein kinase 46 isoform X1: MNTSLLIMANVVVLCLSVLLSSFFIFPAIANPRTELVYKFCGVDRAENVSEFNQNYANAIVSMEPEMRKSKFSIYGEGYPPNRIYVLAQCMDDLTNDDCEICFSTIKTQLPGCFPHSSGRVFFDGCFMRFENYSFFYESSSPHDVKRCSDAVNLKNEQFSDVATKVVKDLVNMAPIHGGYAEGRRKAHGLSVYGMANCWNTLDENSCNDCLTNASTSLLDCLPSIEARALSVGCYFRYSEYEFTDGSSFFLNTKGAIFMYVVFVLVAVGVCVVAVLVGYIVGTTLQEKRLKHQKKPNESDLESSVMKRSLHFKYSTLEKATDNFSEECKIGQGGFGEVFKGTLPDGREIAIKRMFLTTKIRNEEISNEIDIIGQAQHQNLVRFLGCCFTDDDSFLVYEYLENKSLDFILFDPKKKKELDWKKRLRIIEGTAEGLEYLHNDCQVRIIHRDIKPSNILLDSKYRPKIADFGLARFNIREKGSAPLVIAGTFGYMAPEYLAHGQLTDKVDVYSFGVLILEIVSGREINKFPADDTLDTLVTIAWRHFKEKRLSRLIDASMEIEDVDEVLRVIQIALLCTQESPIMRPDMTTVIKLLTQKELEVPVPSKPPFIEESFHDSEQGGSLHRHHPSASSFHSCRYYDTQQDHGSFHRHHPSASIDSYYDTESVLGG, from the exons ATGAACACCTCTCTCCTAATAATGGCCAATGTCGTCGTTTTGTGCTTAAGCGTTCTCCTCTCTAGCTTTTTTATTTTTCCAGCAATTGCGAATCCTCGAACGGAGCTGGTCTATAAATTCTGCGGCGTAGATCGAGCAGAGAATGTTTCAGAATTCAACCAAAACTACGCCAATGCAATAGTATCAATGGAACCCGAAATGCGAAAAAGCAAATTTTCCATTTATGGAGAAGGCTACCCTCCGAATCGAATTTACGTCTTGGCTCAATGCATGGACGATCTCACTAATGATGATTGCGAAATTTGTTTTTCTACCATCAAAACCCAATTGCCTGGTTGTTTTCCCCACAGTAGCGGCCGTGTTTTCTTTGATGGTTGCTTCATGAGATTCGAGAACTATAGCTTTTTTTACGAGTCCTCTTCTCCCCACGACGTCAAA AGATGCAGCGATGCAGTGAACTTGAAGAATGAGCAATTTAGTGATGTGGCAACCAAAGTTGTCAAGGATTTGGTAAACATGGCCCCAATTCACGGTGGCTATGCAGAGGGACGAAGGAAAGCCCATGGTTTATCAGTTTATGGCATGGCTAACTGCTGGAATACTTTGGATGAAAATTCATGTAATGACTGCCTGACAAACGCAAGCACATCTCTCCTCGATTGTTTGCCATCCATTGAGGCACGTGCCCTTAGCGTCGGCTGCTATTTTCGTTACTCAGAATATGAATTTACCGATGGTTCGAGTTTCTTTCTTAATACTAAAG GAGCCATTTTCATGTACGTTGTATTTGTTCTTGTTGCTGTTGGTGTATGCGTAGTCGCTGTTCTGGTTGGATATATTGTGGGTACAACTCTTCAAGAAAAACGATTGAAACACCAGAAGAAACCTAATG AATCAGATCTTGAGTCATCTGTTATGAAGAGGAGCCTGCATTTCAAATATTCAACACTAGAGAAAGCTACAGACAACTTCAGTGAAGAATGCAAGATTGGCCAAGGTGGATTTGGTGAAGTCTTTAAA GGGACTTTACCGGATGGTAGAGAAATTGCTATCAAACGGATGTTCTTAACTACCAAGATTCGGAATGAAGAGATATCCAATGAGATAGACATTATCGGACAAGCCCAACACCAGAATTTGGTTCGTTTCCTTGGTTGTTGTTTCACTGATGATGACAGTTTTCTTGTTTATGAGTATCTGGAAAATAAAAGCCTTGATTTTATCTTATTTG AtccaaagaagaagaaagaattggattGGAAGAAAAGGCTCAGAATAATTGAAGGGACAGCCGAAGGTTTAGAATACCTTCACAACGATTGCCAAGTTCGAATCATTCACAGAGACATCAAACCTAGTAACATCTTACTAGACTCAAAGTACCGTCCCAAAATTGCAGATTTTGGTCTTGCCAG GTTTAATATCAGGGAAAAAGGAAGTGCACCTCTTGTCATTGCAGGCACATT CGGATACATGGCTCCTGAGTACCTTGCTCATGGACAATTAACAGATAAAGTGGATGTTTATAGCTTTGGAGTTCTTATCCTAGAAATAGTTAGCGGCCGGGAGATTAACAAATTTCCAGCCGATGACACTCTAGACACCCTTGTAACCATT GCTTGGAGACACTTTAAGGAGAAAAGGTTATCTCGACTAATCGATGCGAGCATGGAGATAGAAGATGTGGATGAAGTACTAAGGGTGATTCAAATTGCCCTGTTATGTACTCAAGAATCACCTATTATGCGTCCAGATATGACAACTGTTATTAAACTACTGACACAAAAGGAATTAGAAGTGCCTGTTCCATCAAAGCCTCCTTTCATTGAGGAGTCATTTCATGATTCTGAACAAGGTGGCTCTTTGCATCGTCATCATCCCTCTGCATCGTCATTTCATTCTTGCAGATATTATGACACCCAACAAGATCATGGCTCTTTTCATCGGCATCATCCCTCTGCATCAATTGATTCTTATTATGACACAGAAAGTGTGTTAGGAGGATAA